The Betta splendens chromosome 4, fBetSpl5.4, whole genome shotgun sequence genome contains a region encoding:
- the acsbg2 gene encoding long-chain-fatty-acid--CoA ligase ACSBG2 isoform X1 has protein sequence MTVWLSSSSVTGGSDSLPVEAALTSPQAATLTGESEASTGVIACESPSVSEAEVMEPARAAGFLQSSCAAEQRSASLDDIDAANESSEEESTGEREEVGACKEAASSTTATEVSAEPSPDTQTAPPQRPSSLCVAPAPEPGLWTTRGDAEVRLRMGDSGLAAETPLTVDQMFRSAVERFGGRTALGWKEGDQLKTLNYKDYYQACRSAAKSFLKLGLQRYHGVGILGFNSVEWFISDIGAILAGGFAVGIYTTNSPEACQYVAENCKANIIVVENHKQLQKILQVEDKLPHLKAIIQYKDALKEKRPNLYSWAEFMELGRDEPDAALDEVVSSQKPNQCCTLIYTSGTTGQPKGVMLSHDNLTWTALSTSRHVRLTDATESQEVVVSYLPLSHVAAQMVDIWVTMRVGGATYFAQPDALKGSLVNTLKEVRPTAFMGVPRVWEKMQEKMKSVGAKSSTVRRKVAAWAKDVGLQTNLNKMSQNGAANHTPLSYHIAKKLVFKKVRKALGLDRCTRCYTGAAPITKDTLEFFLSLDVPLYELYGMSESTGPHTISLPDAYKLTSCGVELPGCRTKLHNKDEEGNGEICFWGRHVFMGYLNMPEKTEEALDAEGWLHSGDLGKHDHQGFLFITGRIKELIITAGGENIPPVPIEDAVKEAVPLISNAMLVGDKRKFLTMLLTVKCQVNPDSGEPLDELSPEAVELCRKLGSSATRVSDVAGGRDRAVNAAIQEGINRVNERATSNAQRIQKWVILDRDFSISGGELGPTMKLKRPVVLKMYGEQIDNFYRELATPTTPDNPLPPK, from the exons ATGACCGTCTGGCTGAGCAGCAGTTCTGTAACTGGTGGTTCTGACTCTCTGCCAGTAGAAGCAGCGCTCACATCCCCACAGGCAGCGACACTAACAGGCGAAAGCGAAGCGTCCACAGGAG TGATCGCGTGCGAGTCCCCCAGCGTGTCGGAGGCTGAGGTGATGGAGCCTGCCAGGGCCGCCGGCTTCCTGCAGTCATCCTGCGCTGCAGAGCAAAGGAGCGCCTCTCTGGACGACATCGACGCGGCAAA TGAGTCATCGGAGGAGGAGTCCACAGGGGAAAGGGAAGAGGTCGGTGCCTGCAAAGAAGCCGCCAGCAGCACCACGGCCACAGAGGTCTCTGCTGAACCCagcccagacacacaaacag CGCCCCCCCAGCGCCCCAGCTCGCTGTGTGTGGCGCCGGCGCCAGAGCCCGGCCTGTGGACCACGCGGGGCGACGCGGAGGTGAGGCTGAGGATGGGGGACTCGGGCCTGGCCGCCGAGACGCCCCTGACCGTCGACCAGATGTTCCGCTCCGCCGTGGAGCGATTCGGCGGCCGCACGGCTCTGGGCTGGAAGGAGGGCGATCAGCTGAAGACGCTCAACTACAAGGACTACTACCAGGCCTGCCGCAGCGCTGCCAAGAGCTTCCTCAAG CTCGGCTTGCAGCGCTACCACGGCGTGGGCATCCTGGGCTTCAACTCCGTGGAGTGGTTCATCTCTGACATCGGGGCCATCTTGGCTGG CGGCTTTGCTGTGGGCATCTACACCACCAACTCCCCTGAGGCCTGTCAGTACGTCGCAGAGAACTGCAAGGCCAACATCATCGTGGTGGAGaaccacaaacagctgcagaaaatCCTTCAG GTTGAAGACAAGCTTCCTCATTTGAAAGCCATTATTCAGTACAAAGATGCACTAAAGGAGAAGAGACCAAATCTGTACAGT TGGGCAGAGTTCATGGAGCTCGGCCGCGACGAGCCCGACGCCGCTCTGGACGAGGTCGTCTCCAGCCAGAAGCCCAACCAATGCTGCACGCTCATCTACACCTCAGGGACCACGGGGCAGCCCAAAGGAGTCATGCTGAGCCACGACAAC CTCACCTGGACGGCGCTCTCCACCAGCCGCCACGTGCGCCTCACGGACGCCACCGAGTCCCAGGAGGTGGTGGTCAGCTACCTGCCCCTGAGCCACGTCGCCGCCCAGATGGTCGACATCTGGGTCACCATGAGGGTTGGAGGCGCCACGTACTTCGCGCAGCCGGACGCGCTCAAA GGCTCGCTGGTCAACACCTTGAAGGAGGTGCGTCCCACCGCCTTCATGGGGGTGCCGCGGGTTTGGGAGAAGATGCAGGAGAAGATGAAATCCGTTGGCGCCAAGTCGTCCACGGTGCGCAGGAAGGTGGCGGCCTGGGCCAAAGACGTGGGTCTGCAGACGAACCTCAACAAGATGAGCCA aaaTGGAGCAGCCAATCACACGCCGCTCAGCTATCACATCGCCAAAAAGCTGGTCTTCAAAAAGGTGCGCAAAGCGCTGGGCCTGGACCGCTGCACCAGGTGCTACACGGGCGCCGCGCCCATCACCAAAGACACCCTGGAGTTCTTCCTCAGCCTGGACGTGCCGCTCTACGAGCTCTACGGCATGAGCGAGAGCACGGGGCCTCACACCATCTCCCTCCCCGACGCCTACAAGCTCACGAG CTGCGGCGTGGAGCTGCCGGGGTGCAGGACCAAGCTGCACAACAAGGACGAGGAGGGAAACGGCGAGATCTGCTTCTGGGGTCGGCACGTCTTCATGGGTTACCTCAACATGCCTGAGAAgacggaggaggcgctggacGCGGAGGGATGGCTGCACTCGGGTGACCTGGGCAAACACGACCACCAAGGGTTCCTCTTCATCACAGGAAGAATCAAAG AGCTCAtcatcacagcaggaggcgagAACATCCCTCCTGTTCCTATTGAGGATGCTGTGAAAGAGGCTGTGCCGCTCATAAGCAACGCGATGCTGGTCGGAGACAAGAGAAAGTTTCTGACCATGCTGCTCACTGTCAAG TGCCAGGTTAACCCTGATTCAGGCGAGCCGCTAGACGAGCTGTCTCCAGAAGCTGTGGAGCTGTGCCGGAAGCTGGGCAGCAGTGCAACGCGCGTGTCTGACGTCGCCGGGGGCCGAGACCGGGCGGTCAACGCCGCCATCCAGGAGGGAATCAACCGGGTCAATGAGAGGGCAACCTCCAACGCTCAGCGCATACAGAAGTGGGTCATTCTGGATCGGGACTTCTCCATCAGCGGAGGAGAGCTGG GTCCTACCATGAAGCTGAAGCGTCCAGTGGTGCTGAAGATGTACGGAGAGCAGATCGATAACTTCTACAGGGAGCTGGCGACACCCACGACTCCTGACAATCCACTTCCTCCAAAATAG
- the acsbg2 gene encoding long-chain-fatty-acid--CoA ligase ACSBG2 isoform X3: MQLIACESPSVSEAEVMEPARAAGFLQSSCAAEQRSASLDDIDAANESSEEESTGEREEVGACKEAASSTTATEVSAEPSPDTQTAPPQRPSSLCVAPAPEPGLWTTRGDAEVRLRMGDSGLAAETPLTVDQMFRSAVERFGGRTALGWKEGDQLKTLNYKDYYQACRSAAKSFLKLGLQRYHGVGILGFNSVEWFISDIGAILAGGFAVGIYTTNSPEACQYVAENCKANIIVVENHKQLQKILQVEDKLPHLKAIIQYKDALKEKRPNLYSWAEFMELGRDEPDAALDEVVSSQKPNQCCTLIYTSGTTGQPKGVMLSHDNLTWTALSTSRHVRLTDATESQEVVVSYLPLSHVAAQMVDIWVTMRVGGATYFAQPDALKGSLVNTLKEVRPTAFMGVPRVWEKMQEKMKSVGAKSSTVRRKVAAWAKDVGLQTNLNKMSQNGAANHTPLSYHIAKKLVFKKVRKALGLDRCTRCYTGAAPITKDTLEFFLSLDVPLYELYGMSESTGPHTISLPDAYKLTSCGVELPGCRTKLHNKDEEGNGEICFWGRHVFMGYLNMPEKTEEALDAEGWLHSGDLGKHDHQGFLFITGRIKELIITAGGENIPPVPIEDAVKEAVPLISNAMLVGDKRKFLTMLLTVKCQVNPDSGEPLDELSPEAVELCRKLGSSATRVSDVAGGRDRAVNAAIQEGINRVNERATSNAQRIQKWVILDRDFSISGGELGPTMKLKRPVVLKMYGEQIDNFYRELATPTTPDNPLPPK; this comes from the exons atgcaat TGATCGCGTGCGAGTCCCCCAGCGTGTCGGAGGCTGAGGTGATGGAGCCTGCCAGGGCCGCCGGCTTCCTGCAGTCATCCTGCGCTGCAGAGCAAAGGAGCGCCTCTCTGGACGACATCGACGCGGCAAA TGAGTCATCGGAGGAGGAGTCCACAGGGGAAAGGGAAGAGGTCGGTGCCTGCAAAGAAGCCGCCAGCAGCACCACGGCCACAGAGGTCTCTGCTGAACCCagcccagacacacaaacag CGCCCCCCCAGCGCCCCAGCTCGCTGTGTGTGGCGCCGGCGCCAGAGCCCGGCCTGTGGACCACGCGGGGCGACGCGGAGGTGAGGCTGAGGATGGGGGACTCGGGCCTGGCCGCCGAGACGCCCCTGACCGTCGACCAGATGTTCCGCTCCGCCGTGGAGCGATTCGGCGGCCGCACGGCTCTGGGCTGGAAGGAGGGCGATCAGCTGAAGACGCTCAACTACAAGGACTACTACCAGGCCTGCCGCAGCGCTGCCAAGAGCTTCCTCAAG CTCGGCTTGCAGCGCTACCACGGCGTGGGCATCCTGGGCTTCAACTCCGTGGAGTGGTTCATCTCTGACATCGGGGCCATCTTGGCTGG CGGCTTTGCTGTGGGCATCTACACCACCAACTCCCCTGAGGCCTGTCAGTACGTCGCAGAGAACTGCAAGGCCAACATCATCGTGGTGGAGaaccacaaacagctgcagaaaatCCTTCAG GTTGAAGACAAGCTTCCTCATTTGAAAGCCATTATTCAGTACAAAGATGCACTAAAGGAGAAGAGACCAAATCTGTACAGT TGGGCAGAGTTCATGGAGCTCGGCCGCGACGAGCCCGACGCCGCTCTGGACGAGGTCGTCTCCAGCCAGAAGCCCAACCAATGCTGCACGCTCATCTACACCTCAGGGACCACGGGGCAGCCCAAAGGAGTCATGCTGAGCCACGACAAC CTCACCTGGACGGCGCTCTCCACCAGCCGCCACGTGCGCCTCACGGACGCCACCGAGTCCCAGGAGGTGGTGGTCAGCTACCTGCCCCTGAGCCACGTCGCCGCCCAGATGGTCGACATCTGGGTCACCATGAGGGTTGGAGGCGCCACGTACTTCGCGCAGCCGGACGCGCTCAAA GGCTCGCTGGTCAACACCTTGAAGGAGGTGCGTCCCACCGCCTTCATGGGGGTGCCGCGGGTTTGGGAGAAGATGCAGGAGAAGATGAAATCCGTTGGCGCCAAGTCGTCCACGGTGCGCAGGAAGGTGGCGGCCTGGGCCAAAGACGTGGGTCTGCAGACGAACCTCAACAAGATGAGCCA aaaTGGAGCAGCCAATCACACGCCGCTCAGCTATCACATCGCCAAAAAGCTGGTCTTCAAAAAGGTGCGCAAAGCGCTGGGCCTGGACCGCTGCACCAGGTGCTACACGGGCGCCGCGCCCATCACCAAAGACACCCTGGAGTTCTTCCTCAGCCTGGACGTGCCGCTCTACGAGCTCTACGGCATGAGCGAGAGCACGGGGCCTCACACCATCTCCCTCCCCGACGCCTACAAGCTCACGAG CTGCGGCGTGGAGCTGCCGGGGTGCAGGACCAAGCTGCACAACAAGGACGAGGAGGGAAACGGCGAGATCTGCTTCTGGGGTCGGCACGTCTTCATGGGTTACCTCAACATGCCTGAGAAgacggaggaggcgctggacGCGGAGGGATGGCTGCACTCGGGTGACCTGGGCAAACACGACCACCAAGGGTTCCTCTTCATCACAGGAAGAATCAAAG AGCTCAtcatcacagcaggaggcgagAACATCCCTCCTGTTCCTATTGAGGATGCTGTGAAAGAGGCTGTGCCGCTCATAAGCAACGCGATGCTGGTCGGAGACAAGAGAAAGTTTCTGACCATGCTGCTCACTGTCAAG TGCCAGGTTAACCCTGATTCAGGCGAGCCGCTAGACGAGCTGTCTCCAGAAGCTGTGGAGCTGTGCCGGAAGCTGGGCAGCAGTGCAACGCGCGTGTCTGACGTCGCCGGGGGCCGAGACCGGGCGGTCAACGCCGCCATCCAGGAGGGAATCAACCGGGTCAATGAGAGGGCAACCTCCAACGCTCAGCGCATACAGAAGTGGGTCATTCTGGATCGGGACTTCTCCATCAGCGGAGGAGAGCTGG GTCCTACCATGAAGCTGAAGCGTCCAGTGGTGCTGAAGATGTACGGAGAGCAGATCGATAACTTCTACAGGGAGCTGGCGACACCCACGACTCCTGACAATCCACTTCCTCCAAAATAG
- the acsbg2 gene encoding long-chain-fatty-acid--CoA ligase ACSBG2 isoform X2, which translates to MSRVIACESPSVSEAEVMEPARAAGFLQSSCAAEQRSASLDDIDAANESSEEESTGEREEVGACKEAASSTTATEVSAEPSPDTQTAPPQRPSSLCVAPAPEPGLWTTRGDAEVRLRMGDSGLAAETPLTVDQMFRSAVERFGGRTALGWKEGDQLKTLNYKDYYQACRSAAKSFLKLGLQRYHGVGILGFNSVEWFISDIGAILAGGFAVGIYTTNSPEACQYVAENCKANIIVVENHKQLQKILQVEDKLPHLKAIIQYKDALKEKRPNLYSWAEFMELGRDEPDAALDEVVSSQKPNQCCTLIYTSGTTGQPKGVMLSHDNLTWTALSTSRHVRLTDATESQEVVVSYLPLSHVAAQMVDIWVTMRVGGATYFAQPDALKGSLVNTLKEVRPTAFMGVPRVWEKMQEKMKSVGAKSSTVRRKVAAWAKDVGLQTNLNKMSQNGAANHTPLSYHIAKKLVFKKVRKALGLDRCTRCYTGAAPITKDTLEFFLSLDVPLYELYGMSESTGPHTISLPDAYKLTSCGVELPGCRTKLHNKDEEGNGEICFWGRHVFMGYLNMPEKTEEALDAEGWLHSGDLGKHDHQGFLFITGRIKELIITAGGENIPPVPIEDAVKEAVPLISNAMLVGDKRKFLTMLLTVKCQVNPDSGEPLDELSPEAVELCRKLGSSATRVSDVAGGRDRAVNAAIQEGINRVNERATSNAQRIQKWVILDRDFSISGGELGPTMKLKRPVVLKMYGEQIDNFYRELATPTTPDNPLPPK; encoded by the exons ATGAGCCGAG TGATCGCGTGCGAGTCCCCCAGCGTGTCGGAGGCTGAGGTGATGGAGCCTGCCAGGGCCGCCGGCTTCCTGCAGTCATCCTGCGCTGCAGAGCAAAGGAGCGCCTCTCTGGACGACATCGACGCGGCAAA TGAGTCATCGGAGGAGGAGTCCACAGGGGAAAGGGAAGAGGTCGGTGCCTGCAAAGAAGCCGCCAGCAGCACCACGGCCACAGAGGTCTCTGCTGAACCCagcccagacacacaaacag CGCCCCCCCAGCGCCCCAGCTCGCTGTGTGTGGCGCCGGCGCCAGAGCCCGGCCTGTGGACCACGCGGGGCGACGCGGAGGTGAGGCTGAGGATGGGGGACTCGGGCCTGGCCGCCGAGACGCCCCTGACCGTCGACCAGATGTTCCGCTCCGCCGTGGAGCGATTCGGCGGCCGCACGGCTCTGGGCTGGAAGGAGGGCGATCAGCTGAAGACGCTCAACTACAAGGACTACTACCAGGCCTGCCGCAGCGCTGCCAAGAGCTTCCTCAAG CTCGGCTTGCAGCGCTACCACGGCGTGGGCATCCTGGGCTTCAACTCCGTGGAGTGGTTCATCTCTGACATCGGGGCCATCTTGGCTGG CGGCTTTGCTGTGGGCATCTACACCACCAACTCCCCTGAGGCCTGTCAGTACGTCGCAGAGAACTGCAAGGCCAACATCATCGTGGTGGAGaaccacaaacagctgcagaaaatCCTTCAG GTTGAAGACAAGCTTCCTCATTTGAAAGCCATTATTCAGTACAAAGATGCACTAAAGGAGAAGAGACCAAATCTGTACAGT TGGGCAGAGTTCATGGAGCTCGGCCGCGACGAGCCCGACGCCGCTCTGGACGAGGTCGTCTCCAGCCAGAAGCCCAACCAATGCTGCACGCTCATCTACACCTCAGGGACCACGGGGCAGCCCAAAGGAGTCATGCTGAGCCACGACAAC CTCACCTGGACGGCGCTCTCCACCAGCCGCCACGTGCGCCTCACGGACGCCACCGAGTCCCAGGAGGTGGTGGTCAGCTACCTGCCCCTGAGCCACGTCGCCGCCCAGATGGTCGACATCTGGGTCACCATGAGGGTTGGAGGCGCCACGTACTTCGCGCAGCCGGACGCGCTCAAA GGCTCGCTGGTCAACACCTTGAAGGAGGTGCGTCCCACCGCCTTCATGGGGGTGCCGCGGGTTTGGGAGAAGATGCAGGAGAAGATGAAATCCGTTGGCGCCAAGTCGTCCACGGTGCGCAGGAAGGTGGCGGCCTGGGCCAAAGACGTGGGTCTGCAGACGAACCTCAACAAGATGAGCCA aaaTGGAGCAGCCAATCACACGCCGCTCAGCTATCACATCGCCAAAAAGCTGGTCTTCAAAAAGGTGCGCAAAGCGCTGGGCCTGGACCGCTGCACCAGGTGCTACACGGGCGCCGCGCCCATCACCAAAGACACCCTGGAGTTCTTCCTCAGCCTGGACGTGCCGCTCTACGAGCTCTACGGCATGAGCGAGAGCACGGGGCCTCACACCATCTCCCTCCCCGACGCCTACAAGCTCACGAG CTGCGGCGTGGAGCTGCCGGGGTGCAGGACCAAGCTGCACAACAAGGACGAGGAGGGAAACGGCGAGATCTGCTTCTGGGGTCGGCACGTCTTCATGGGTTACCTCAACATGCCTGAGAAgacggaggaggcgctggacGCGGAGGGATGGCTGCACTCGGGTGACCTGGGCAAACACGACCACCAAGGGTTCCTCTTCATCACAGGAAGAATCAAAG AGCTCAtcatcacagcaggaggcgagAACATCCCTCCTGTTCCTATTGAGGATGCTGTGAAAGAGGCTGTGCCGCTCATAAGCAACGCGATGCTGGTCGGAGACAAGAGAAAGTTTCTGACCATGCTGCTCACTGTCAAG TGCCAGGTTAACCCTGATTCAGGCGAGCCGCTAGACGAGCTGTCTCCAGAAGCTGTGGAGCTGTGCCGGAAGCTGGGCAGCAGTGCAACGCGCGTGTCTGACGTCGCCGGGGGCCGAGACCGGGCGGTCAACGCCGCCATCCAGGAGGGAATCAACCGGGTCAATGAGAGGGCAACCTCCAACGCTCAGCGCATACAGAAGTGGGTCATTCTGGATCGGGACTTCTCCATCAGCGGAGGAGAGCTGG GTCCTACCATGAAGCTGAAGCGTCCAGTGGTGCTGAAGATGTACGGAGAGCAGATCGATAACTTCTACAGGGAGCTGGCGACACCCACGACTCCTGACAATCCACTTCCTCCAAAATAG
- the acsbg2 gene encoding long-chain-fatty-acid--CoA ligase ACSBG2 isoform X4, which yields MEPARAAGFLQSSCAAEQRSASLDDIDAANESSEEESTGEREEVGACKEAASSTTATEVSAEPSPDTQTAPPQRPSSLCVAPAPEPGLWTTRGDAEVRLRMGDSGLAAETPLTVDQMFRSAVERFGGRTALGWKEGDQLKTLNYKDYYQACRSAAKSFLKLGLQRYHGVGILGFNSVEWFISDIGAILAGGFAVGIYTTNSPEACQYVAENCKANIIVVENHKQLQKILQVEDKLPHLKAIIQYKDALKEKRPNLYSWAEFMELGRDEPDAALDEVVSSQKPNQCCTLIYTSGTTGQPKGVMLSHDNLTWTALSTSRHVRLTDATESQEVVVSYLPLSHVAAQMVDIWVTMRVGGATYFAQPDALKGSLVNTLKEVRPTAFMGVPRVWEKMQEKMKSVGAKSSTVRRKVAAWAKDVGLQTNLNKMSQNGAANHTPLSYHIAKKLVFKKVRKALGLDRCTRCYTGAAPITKDTLEFFLSLDVPLYELYGMSESTGPHTISLPDAYKLTSCGVELPGCRTKLHNKDEEGNGEICFWGRHVFMGYLNMPEKTEEALDAEGWLHSGDLGKHDHQGFLFITGRIKELIITAGGENIPPVPIEDAVKEAVPLISNAMLVGDKRKFLTMLLTVKCQVNPDSGEPLDELSPEAVELCRKLGSSATRVSDVAGGRDRAVNAAIQEGINRVNERATSNAQRIQKWVILDRDFSISGGELGPTMKLKRPVVLKMYGEQIDNFYRELATPTTPDNPLPPK from the exons ATGGAGCCTGCCAGGGCCGCCGGCTTCCTGCAGTCATCCTGCGCTGCAGAGCAAAGGAGCGCCTCTCTGGACGACATCGACGCGGCAAA TGAGTCATCGGAGGAGGAGTCCACAGGGGAAAGGGAAGAGGTCGGTGCCTGCAAAGAAGCCGCCAGCAGCACCACGGCCACAGAGGTCTCTGCTGAACCCagcccagacacacaaacag CGCCCCCCCAGCGCCCCAGCTCGCTGTGTGTGGCGCCGGCGCCAGAGCCCGGCCTGTGGACCACGCGGGGCGACGCGGAGGTGAGGCTGAGGATGGGGGACTCGGGCCTGGCCGCCGAGACGCCCCTGACCGTCGACCAGATGTTCCGCTCCGCCGTGGAGCGATTCGGCGGCCGCACGGCTCTGGGCTGGAAGGAGGGCGATCAGCTGAAGACGCTCAACTACAAGGACTACTACCAGGCCTGCCGCAGCGCTGCCAAGAGCTTCCTCAAG CTCGGCTTGCAGCGCTACCACGGCGTGGGCATCCTGGGCTTCAACTCCGTGGAGTGGTTCATCTCTGACATCGGGGCCATCTTGGCTGG CGGCTTTGCTGTGGGCATCTACACCACCAACTCCCCTGAGGCCTGTCAGTACGTCGCAGAGAACTGCAAGGCCAACATCATCGTGGTGGAGaaccacaaacagctgcagaaaatCCTTCAG GTTGAAGACAAGCTTCCTCATTTGAAAGCCATTATTCAGTACAAAGATGCACTAAAGGAGAAGAGACCAAATCTGTACAGT TGGGCAGAGTTCATGGAGCTCGGCCGCGACGAGCCCGACGCCGCTCTGGACGAGGTCGTCTCCAGCCAGAAGCCCAACCAATGCTGCACGCTCATCTACACCTCAGGGACCACGGGGCAGCCCAAAGGAGTCATGCTGAGCCACGACAAC CTCACCTGGACGGCGCTCTCCACCAGCCGCCACGTGCGCCTCACGGACGCCACCGAGTCCCAGGAGGTGGTGGTCAGCTACCTGCCCCTGAGCCACGTCGCCGCCCAGATGGTCGACATCTGGGTCACCATGAGGGTTGGAGGCGCCACGTACTTCGCGCAGCCGGACGCGCTCAAA GGCTCGCTGGTCAACACCTTGAAGGAGGTGCGTCCCACCGCCTTCATGGGGGTGCCGCGGGTTTGGGAGAAGATGCAGGAGAAGATGAAATCCGTTGGCGCCAAGTCGTCCACGGTGCGCAGGAAGGTGGCGGCCTGGGCCAAAGACGTGGGTCTGCAGACGAACCTCAACAAGATGAGCCA aaaTGGAGCAGCCAATCACACGCCGCTCAGCTATCACATCGCCAAAAAGCTGGTCTTCAAAAAGGTGCGCAAAGCGCTGGGCCTGGACCGCTGCACCAGGTGCTACACGGGCGCCGCGCCCATCACCAAAGACACCCTGGAGTTCTTCCTCAGCCTGGACGTGCCGCTCTACGAGCTCTACGGCATGAGCGAGAGCACGGGGCCTCACACCATCTCCCTCCCCGACGCCTACAAGCTCACGAG CTGCGGCGTGGAGCTGCCGGGGTGCAGGACCAAGCTGCACAACAAGGACGAGGAGGGAAACGGCGAGATCTGCTTCTGGGGTCGGCACGTCTTCATGGGTTACCTCAACATGCCTGAGAAgacggaggaggcgctggacGCGGAGGGATGGCTGCACTCGGGTGACCTGGGCAAACACGACCACCAAGGGTTCCTCTTCATCACAGGAAGAATCAAAG AGCTCAtcatcacagcaggaggcgagAACATCCCTCCTGTTCCTATTGAGGATGCTGTGAAAGAGGCTGTGCCGCTCATAAGCAACGCGATGCTGGTCGGAGACAAGAGAAAGTTTCTGACCATGCTGCTCACTGTCAAG TGCCAGGTTAACCCTGATTCAGGCGAGCCGCTAGACGAGCTGTCTCCAGAAGCTGTGGAGCTGTGCCGGAAGCTGGGCAGCAGTGCAACGCGCGTGTCTGACGTCGCCGGGGGCCGAGACCGGGCGGTCAACGCCGCCATCCAGGAGGGAATCAACCGGGTCAATGAGAGGGCAACCTCCAACGCTCAGCGCATACAGAAGTGGGTCATTCTGGATCGGGACTTCTCCATCAGCGGAGGAGAGCTGG GTCCTACCATGAAGCTGAAGCGTCCAGTGGTGCTGAAGATGTACGGAGAGCAGATCGATAACTTCTACAGGGAGCTGGCGACACCCACGACTCCTGACAATCCACTTCCTCCAAAATAG